Proteins co-encoded in one Sporosarcina sp. FSL K6-1522 genomic window:
- the atpD gene encoding F0F1 ATP synthase subunit beta, whose translation MNKGHVLQVMGPVVDVKFENGQLPAIYNALKVTIERPNAEAETLTLEVALHLGDDSVRTIAMSSTDGLQRGSVVDDMGAAISVPVGDVTLGRVFNVLGEIIDLGEEIPAAERRDPIHRQAPVFENLSTEVEILETGIKVVDLLAPYIKGGKIGLFGGAGVGKTVLIQELINNIAQEHGGISVFAGVGERTREGNDLFYEMTDSGVINKTAMVFGQMNEPPGARMRVALSGLTMAEYFRDEQGADVLLFIDNIFRFTQAGSEVSALLGRMPSAVGYQPTLATEMGQLQERITSTNVGSVTSIQAIYVPADDYTDPAPATTFAHLDATTNLERKLSEMGIYPAVDPLASTSRALSPEIIGEEHYEVARQVQQTLQRYRELQDIIAILGMDELGEEDKLVVGRARRIQFFLSQNFHVAEQFTGQKGSYVPVAETVKGFGEILDGRYDHLPEDAFRLVGRIEEVIEKAKQMGVEV comes from the coding sequence ATGAATAAAGGACATGTTCTTCAAGTAATGGGTCCGGTTGTTGATGTTAAGTTTGAAAACGGTCAACTTCCAGCGATCTATAATGCTTTGAAGGTTACGATTGAACGTCCGAACGCAGAAGCTGAAACGTTGACGCTTGAAGTCGCGCTTCACCTTGGGGACGATTCTGTTCGTACAATCGCAATGTCATCAACAGACGGTTTACAACGTGGATCTGTAGTTGATGATATGGGTGCTGCAATCTCAGTACCAGTTGGTGACGTAACACTAGGACGTGTATTTAACGTACTTGGAGAAATTATTGACCTTGGTGAGGAGATTCCGGCAGCAGAGCGCCGCGACCCAATTCACCGTCAAGCTCCAGTATTTGAAAACCTTTCAACAGAAGTTGAAATCCTAGAAACAGGTATTAAAGTTGTTGACTTACTAGCTCCATACATCAAGGGTGGTAAAATCGGACTCTTCGGTGGTGCGGGTGTAGGTAAAACAGTTCTTATCCAAGAATTGATCAACAACATCGCTCAAGAGCACGGTGGTATCTCGGTATTCGCTGGTGTTGGAGAGCGTACACGTGAAGGAAATGACTTGTTCTATGAAATGACAGATTCTGGCGTTATCAACAAAACGGCAATGGTATTCGGTCAAATGAACGAGCCACCTGGTGCGCGTATGCGTGTTGCACTTTCAGGATTGACAATGGCAGAATACTTCCGTGACGAACAAGGCGCGGACGTACTTCTCTTCATCGATAACATTTTCCGCTTCACACAAGCGGGATCTGAAGTATCAGCACTACTTGGTCGTATGCCATCAGCGGTTGGTTACCAACCAACACTTGCTACGGAAATGGGTCAGCTTCAAGAGCGTATCACGTCGACAAACGTCGGTTCGGTTACATCTATTCAAGCGATCTATGTTCCAGCGGATGACTATACGGATCCAGCTCCAGCAACGACGTTCGCTCACCTTGATGCGACGACGAACCTTGAGCGTAAACTTTCTGAAATGGGTATCTACCCAGCGGTTGACCCACTTGCATCTACTTCCCGTGCACTAAGCCCAGAAATTATTGGCGAAGAGCATTATGAAGTTGCACGTCAAGTACAACAAACGCTTCAACGTTACCGCGAACTTCAAGATATCATCGCAATCCTTGGTATGGATGAGCTTGGCGAAGAAGACAAATTGGTTGTAGGACGCGCGCGTCGTATCCAATTCTTCTTGTCACAGAACTTCCACGTTGCTGAACAGTTCACAGGACAAAAGGGTTCTTATGTGCCTGTAGCTGAAACAGTAAAAGGCTTCGGCGAAATTCTTGATGGCCGTTACGATCATCTTCCAGAAGATGCATTCCGACTTGTTGGACGCATCGAAGAAGTAATCGAAAAAGCTAAACAAATGGGCGTTGAAGTTTAA
- the murA gene encoding UDP-N-acetylglucosamine 1-carboxyvinyltransferase, which translates to MDKIIINGGRVLQGNVRVEGAKNAVLPVLAAALLASDGVNVIRDVPNLSDVRTINEVLKSLNAKIEYHPEQNEVIIDSTEKLSNEAQFEYVRKMRASILVMGPVLARNGFARVALPGGCAIGSRPIDQHLKGFEAMGAEITFGHGHVEAKAEGGLKGARIYLDFPSVGATENIMTAAALAKGTTVIENAAKEPEIVDLANFINEMGGKVVGAGTDSIRIEGVEKLYGTTHHIIPDRIETGTFMVAAAITGGDVIIDNAVPEHNAALISKLGEMGVVITELDEGVRVTAELPLKAVDLKTMPHPGFPTDMQSQMMALMLTATGTGVLTETVFENRFMHVEEFRRMNGAVKIEGRSVIINGPSKLQGAEVASTDLRAAAALILAGLVAEGVTRVTELTHLDRGYVNFHGKLAALGADIVRVSPETHTEKEVQLA; encoded by the coding sequence TTGGATAAAATTATTATTAATGGCGGACGTGTGCTACAGGGGAATGTTCGCGTTGAAGGTGCGAAGAACGCTGTATTGCCAGTACTCGCTGCAGCATTACTTGCATCTGACGGAGTAAACGTCATTCGGGACGTACCAAACCTGTCGGACGTACGGACGATTAATGAAGTGCTGAAAAGCCTGAATGCAAAAATCGAGTACCATCCTGAACAGAACGAAGTGATTATCGATTCGACAGAGAAATTGTCGAACGAAGCACAATTTGAATATGTACGCAAAATGCGTGCGTCGATTCTTGTCATGGGACCAGTGCTTGCACGTAACGGTTTTGCACGTGTTGCACTACCAGGTGGCTGTGCAATCGGATCACGTCCAATCGACCAACATTTAAAAGGCTTTGAAGCAATGGGCGCAGAGATAACATTCGGGCACGGGCATGTCGAAGCGAAAGCGGAAGGCGGTCTGAAGGGTGCAAGAATTTATCTGGACTTCCCAAGCGTTGGTGCAACGGAAAATATTATGACAGCAGCGGCTCTTGCAAAAGGGACAACAGTTATTGAAAACGCAGCAAAAGAACCTGAGATTGTAGATCTTGCAAACTTCATCAATGAAATGGGCGGTAAAGTAGTAGGCGCGGGTACGGATTCCATCCGCATCGAAGGCGTAGAGAAGCTTTATGGCACAACGCATCATATTATCCCGGATCGTATCGAAACAGGTACATTCATGGTAGCTGCGGCAATTACAGGCGGTGACGTCATCATTGACAACGCCGTACCTGAGCACAATGCAGCATTGATTTCTAAGCTAGGTGAGATGGGTGTTGTCATCACTGAACTGGATGAAGGTGTTCGTGTGACGGCTGAATTGCCATTAAAGGCAGTTGATTTGAAAACGATGCCACACCCAGGTTTCCCAACAGATATGCAATCACAAATGATGGCATTGATGTTAACGGCGACGGGCACAGGTGTGTTAACAGAAACCGTCTTCGAAAATCGTTTCATGCATGTGGAAGAATTCCGCCGTATGAACGGTGCTGTTAAAATCGAAGGCAGATCAGTTATCATCAACGGCCCATCTAAATTACAAGGTGCGGAAGTAGCGTCAACGGATCTTCGTGCAGCAGCAGCGCTTATTCTAGCTGGATTGGTAGCAGAAGGCGTTACGCGTGTAACAGAGCTTACACACTTGGATCGCGGTTATGTGAACTTCCACGGCAAGCTCGCAGCACTAGGTGCAGACATTGTACGCGTTTCACCAGAAACACATACAGAAAAAGAAGTTCAACTCGCATAA
- the atpA gene encoding F0F1 ATP synthase subunit alpha yields the protein MSIKAEEISVLIKQQIESYQSELTVSEVGTVIKIGDGIALAHGLDNVMAGELLEFSTGVLGMAQNLEANNVGIVILGPYTDIKEGDEVRRTGRIMEVPVGEELIGRVVNPLGQPVDGLGPIATTKSRPIESPAQGVMARKSVHEPLQTGIKAIDALVPIGRGQRELIIGDRQTGKTTVAIDTILNQADQDMICIYVAIGQKESTVRGVVETLRKNGALDYTIVVTASASQPAPLLFLAPYTGVTMAEEFMFQGKHVLVVYDDLSKQAAAYRELSLLLRRPPGREAYPGDVFYLHSRLLERAAKLNDTLGAGSITALPFVETQAGDISAYIPTNVISITDGQIFLQSDLFFSGVRPAINAGLSVSRVGGSAQIKAMKKVAGTLRLDLAAYRELEAFSQFGSDLDAATKAKLDRGARTVEVLKQDLNKPLKVEHQVVILYALTRGYLDDIAVGDVLRFESELMSWLESNHSNVIDHIRTTKDLPADDVFAEALNAFKKTFAGSES from the coding sequence ATGAGCATCAAAGCTGAAGAGATCAGCGTTCTCATAAAACAGCAGATTGAAAGTTATCAATCTGAGTTAACAGTGAGCGAAGTGGGTACAGTTATCAAAATCGGTGACGGTATCGCATTAGCTCATGGCCTCGACAACGTCATGGCTGGAGAGCTTCTTGAGTTCTCTACAGGTGTTCTAGGTATGGCGCAAAACTTGGAAGCGAACAACGTAGGTATCGTTATCCTTGGCCCATACACAGACATTAAAGAAGGCGATGAAGTACGTCGTACAGGTCGTATTATGGAAGTACCAGTCGGTGAAGAATTGATTGGCCGCGTAGTAAATCCACTTGGGCAACCAGTTGATGGTCTAGGTCCAATTGCAACAACAAAATCACGCCCAATTGAAAGCCCAGCACAAGGGGTTATGGCACGTAAATCTGTACATGAACCACTTCAAACAGGTATCAAAGCGATTGACGCACTTGTACCAATCGGTCGTGGACAGCGTGAATTGATCATCGGTGACCGTCAAACAGGTAAAACAACTGTTGCGATCGATACGATCTTGAACCAAGCTGACCAAGATATGATTTGTATCTATGTTGCAATCGGTCAAAAAGAATCGACAGTTCGTGGAGTTGTAGAAACACTTCGTAAAAACGGCGCACTTGATTACACAATCGTCGTAACGGCTTCTGCTTCACAACCTGCGCCACTTCTATTCTTAGCGCCATACACAGGTGTAACAATGGCTGAGGAATTCATGTTCCAAGGTAAACACGTCCTTGTTGTTTATGATGACCTTTCTAAACAAGCCGCGGCATACCGTGAGCTGAGCTTGCTACTTCGTCGTCCTCCAGGTCGTGAAGCTTACCCAGGTGACGTTTTCTATCTTCACTCCCGCCTTCTTGAGCGTGCAGCGAAGTTGAACGACACATTAGGTGCAGGTTCAATCACAGCATTGCCATTCGTTGAAACACAAGCTGGGGATATCTCTGCTTACATTCCAACAAACGTTATTTCCATCACTGATGGACAAATCTTCCTTCAGTCTGACCTATTCTTCTCGGGTGTACGTCCAGCGATCAACGCAGGTTTATCTGTATCCCGTGTTGGTGGATCAGCACAAATCAAAGCGATGAAAAAGGTTGCGGGAACATTGCGTCTTGACCTTGCGGCATACCGTGAGCTAGAAGCGTTCTCTCAATTCGGATCTGACCTTGATGCTGCTACAAAAGCGAAACTTGACCGTGGAGCGCGTACAGTTGAAGTGTTGAAGCAAGATTTGAACAAACCGCTTAAAGTTGAACACCAAGTTGTGATTCTTTATGCATTGACACGTGGATACTTAGATGACATCGCTGTTGGCGACGTACTACGTTTCGAAAGCGAGCTTATGAGCTGGCTCGAGTCAAACCACTCTAACGTAATCGATCATATTCGCACAACGAAAGATCTTCCAGCTGATGATGTGTTTGCAGAAGCACTCAATGCGTTCAAAAAGACTTTCGCAGGTTCGGAATCTTAA
- the atpG gene encoding ATP synthase F1 subunit gamma, giving the protein MASLRDIENRIKSTKKTSQITKAMQMVSASKLSRAELNAKAFVPYMEKIQEVVGAIAAGTKDSGHPMLVSRPVKKTGYIVITSDRGLVGGYNANILRTAKRAIEARHTSKDEVSIVAIGRKGLEFFERLDFNVVESLVGLSDHPSFGEIKDIANRAVGMFTEGEYDEVYLYYNHYVSAISSEVTERKLLPLTDIAPAASTAAYEFEPSGEVILEALLPQYTESLIYGAVLDGKASEHASSMTAMKTATDNASELIDSLTLSFNRARQAAITQEITEIVGGVAALE; this is encoded by the coding sequence ATGGCATCATTACGCGACATAGAAAACCGTATTAAATCGACGAAGAAAACGAGTCAGATTACGAAAGCCATGCAAATGGTTTCTGCTTCTAAATTGAGCCGTGCCGAGCTAAACGCAAAAGCGTTTGTCCCGTACATGGAGAAAATTCAAGAAGTTGTAGGCGCGATTGCTGCTGGAACAAAGGATTCGGGTCACCCGATGCTTGTTTCACGACCAGTCAAAAAGACAGGTTATATCGTGATTACATCAGACCGCGGGCTTGTAGGGGGCTATAATGCCAACATCCTACGTACTGCAAAACGTGCGATTGAAGCGCGCCACACGTCGAAAGACGAAGTGAGTATCGTTGCAATCGGACGTAAAGGGCTGGAGTTTTTCGAACGACTGGACTTCAACGTAGTTGAAAGCTTAGTCGGTCTATCTGACCACCCTTCGTTCGGTGAAATAAAAGACATCGCGAACCGGGCTGTTGGCATGTTCACAGAAGGCGAATACGATGAAGTGTACTTGTACTACAACCACTACGTCTCCGCCATCTCAAGTGAAGTGACGGAAAGAAAACTTCTTCCGCTCACGGATATCGCACCCGCTGCTTCAACAGCTGCGTATGAGTTCGAGCCTTCAGGTGAAGTAATTCTTGAAGCGCTTCTTCCGCAATACACGGAAAGTCTCATTTACGGAGCAGTGCTTGACGGCAAAGCGAGTGAACATGCTTCCAGTATGACAGCGATGAAGACTGCTACGGATAATGCATCAGAACTAATAGATTCACTAACACTTTCATTCAACCGTGCACGACAAGCGGCGATTACGCAAGAAATTACGGAAATCGTTGGTGGCGTCGCAGCTCTTGAATAA
- a CDS encoding F0F1 ATP synthase subunit epsilon: MKTIKVNIVTPDGPVCETEANIVIAVTESGEVGILPGHISTVAPLQIGALRLKKDNSTEFVAVHGGFIEVRPDVVTVLAQSAEMASSIDIARAKRAAKKAEDALQAKKEDLDYKLVELELKRAINRINVYEAKA; encoded by the coding sequence ATGAAGACCATTAAAGTCAATATCGTCACTCCCGACGGCCCTGTTTGTGAAACTGAAGCAAACATTGTCATTGCAGTTACTGAATCAGGCGAGGTTGGGATTCTTCCAGGCCACATCTCGACGGTAGCGCCACTTCAAATTGGTGCACTTCGTCTGAAGAAGGATAACTCGACTGAATTTGTTGCTGTACATGGTGGTTTTATTGAAGTCCGTCCGGATGTTGTCACAGTGTTGGCGCAAAGCGCAGAGATGGCTTCTTCAATTGACATCGCTCGTGCAAAAAGAGCGGCGAAAAAAGCAGAAGACGCACTGCAGGCGAAAAAAGAGGACCTTGATTACAAATTGGTGGAACTTGAGCTTAAACGTGCCATCAATCGAATCAACGTGTACGAAGCGAAAGCATAA
- a CDS encoding DUF1146 family protein, which produces MASIIGFNPLLAIVSHIFFIAVAFYGLQALRLDRIIKKNRVMQAQVLFILLSIMIGWAVSNFFLEISYWAGRVPHLFG; this is translated from the coding sequence ATGGCCAGTATTATTGGATTTAATCCGTTATTGGCGATTGTGTCGCATATCTTTTTTATTGCGGTTGCATTTTATGGATTACAAGCACTGAGGCTAGATAGAATCATAAAAAAAAACCGTGTCATGCAGGCACAAGTTTTGTTTATTTTATTGAGTATTATGATTGGTTGGGCCGTATCAAATTTCTTTTTAGAGATATCCTATTGGGCAGGAAGAGTGCCACATCTATTTGGCTAA